The genomic window CTTAAAGATTCCTAAAGACACCTGAGAGAATATCAGGTTGATAGGCTGGGTGTATACGCATGGTAACATGTTTAGCATACCAGTACTAATTTGTCGTGAGGCTTGACCATATTATTTGTTATCCCTTAAAAAACATGTCTTAAAAGAGAACTTTTAAAGAGGATACTATTTCATTGACTTAGTATCTTGTTTTGAAGAATATTATTGTCTGGTGACCATAGAGAAGGGGATCCACCCGTTCCCATTCCGAACACGGAAGTTAAGCCCTTCATCGCCGATGGTACTGCCGCAAGGTGGGAGAGTAGGTCGTCGCCAGACTTTCTTTTTTATAAACTTGTCTCGTTAATTTTCAATAATAAGCACTATCCTTTACTTAATACTTATACTACTTTTATGATTGTTGATCTGTGTTGTGTTCTTAGTTTCTTTAGACCAATAGCATGATACCTGTACGCTATCACAATGTTAATTAATTATCGTTAAAATATTATTATTTTGTCATTTTGCTATCTTGAAGTAACAGTAGAAAGCAAAAAACAGTGTTTATATAGTATTATAAATACTCATAAAATGTGTTTATGAGTATTTATTAACCCTATCTTGCTCTCTTTGCATATCTTTTTGTTTTATACTGTCTCTCTTGTCGTATAATTTTTTCCCTTTACATAAACCAATTTCTACTTTAATAAGTCCTTTATGAATATAGAATTGTAGAGGGACAAGTGTGTAACCTTTTTCATCTACTTTTTTTCTTAGTTTTGCAATTTCTTGTTTGTGGGCTAATAACTTTCTTGAACGCACAGTGGTATGATTGAATGTATTACCAAAGGCATAAGGTGTAATGGACAAATTATTAAGCCATAATTCTCCATTTTCAATTTCTGCATAGGAATCGACAAAGTTAAATTTGTTGGCTTTCATAGATTTTACTTCTGTTCCATGTAATACGACACCACATTCTAGTTTTTGCTCTACGAAATATTGAAAATACGCTTTCTTATTGTTGGCCAACACCTTGTGTTGTATCTTTTCACTCATAATTATTTCTCTTTTAATAAAAGTCTAAACCTAATATCATCCAATTGGAAAGTATCAGGAAGGTATCCTACATCAGATGATGTGCTGTTGTATATGATGTAGCTTGGGTAATTATAGTTCTCACTCGTTAAATATACATCAGAAGAGACTCCTGTACTTGTAAGCTCCCAATTTTTAGAAGGTTTAATTTGTTTTAAGATCTCTAATGACGGTAAATAAGCTTGCAAATCAATATTATTCAAGTATTTATTATTAAACCAATTAATATAGGCAATTATATCAGAGTAAGAGGCCTTTGATACGTCTATAATTTCAGAATTTTGTTTTTCAAAATCTATCTGTTCTAGATGTTTGTCAAGAATGTAAATAGCATCATTCTTATTATCAATATATTTATTGAATGTTAGTTGGCCAACACTAATACTTGAGTTAGTTCTGGATATGGTTTTAGGAATACTATTTTTTCCAGTAATGTCTATTTCTAACTCATGAATATCTGTTAAATGTTTTAAGTATGCTGGATCAGTGTTATTCATGAGATATTTTACGAGTGATAAATAGTGGGAGGCAGATAGCGTTTTTCCATTTGTATGGAGGTTGCTTATCATTCCAGACCAGTCCCTTAATGTAAATTCACTATTAATAAGGCCAAATGTACCTAGTAAGTAATCCTTATTATCCCTTATCATATTATTAGTCTGTGATATGGCTAGCCTTTTAGAAGCATTAGTTAAGGTGTAAGGAAATTGATAACGCGTTCGTGGTTTTCCAGAATAATTCCACGCAGCAAAAGAATAAAAAGAATCATGTAATATTTTCATACTATTGTTTGATTTAAAATTTATTCTAATGGTATCTCTAGATGGGAAAAAAAGAGATCCAAATATCCTGCCTTTGACTTTACTTGTTACTTTAACGTCCTCAACATTAGGCAACGAAAAAACTATATTTTGGTTTCCTTTAGGCACAAAAGCTTTTACAGGAGTACTTCCTAATCTTTTGTCATTATTGTAGACAGCTGCCCCTCGAGGATAGGAATCTAAATATATTATGGACCCGTTCTTTCGTATTCCGGGGTATAGTAAAATAGCAAATAAACCTATTATTAGCAAAAAGGTATAGAAGACTGGTATATACGTTGTAGGTTTAATTTTGAGAATGGTAGGTAGCTTTACTGAAAGATTTTCAGGTATTGTGATCGGGTCTTTTTTCTTCATATTGATTGGATTATAGAAATTGGTAAATAGCTTGTCAACGATGTTTCATATGTGTTACGGTTACGAAGAAAAATTCAGGCGGAATTATAATAATGGAAGTAGCAGATTCTTTGGTAAAAATCACAGAAAAATACCTCACAAGACGAAGAGTAAAGCAGTATATACGAAAAGAGAGATCAAAGCGAAGGCATTTTATTATAGACTGGCTGGATGCTTTTCTTTGGGCTGCTGGTGTAGTGCTTCTTTTAAATCAGTATTTAATTCAGGCTTATCAAATACCCTCGCCCTCTATGGAAAAAACACTAATTGTAGGTGACAGAATATTTGTAAATAAGCTGGTATATGGCCCTGAATTGCTACCAGGAATTGCTAAACTACCTAGCCCTATAAAACCCAAGAGGGGTGATATAATAATTTTTGAAAATCCACAATACATATCACAAGGTCCAATCTTTGATGTCTTACAACGTATCATTTATATGTTGACCCTTTCTATGGTGGATATAGATAAGAATCCTGACGGAACTCCAAAACATCATTTTTTAATAAAAAGAGCTGCTGCTGCTGATGGTGATACAATAAAAAATATTGATGGATATATTTACTTTAAACCTGAAGGGGAGTCAGAGTGGTTAGATGAGACAACCTATCGTACAAGATTAGACCAAAAAAATAAGACCCAACGTTTGATAAAAGATGAAAACTACAACACGATTCGTCTTGGTTCTCATGCTATTGCATTAAATAATAGTGGAGCTACACTTACTTCTGATGAATCCAGTGCCTATTCTCAAATACAGACTGATAGAGATTATTTTGATCTCTATTCAATTCAATTCTATGCCAATAAAAGTGAATTGGCTTTAAACAGGACATCAAAAATAGACTTTGCAACCTATTATAAAGATATTAATGGTCAATTTGTGCCACATGGTTGGATACTACCTCTTGGGGATAATCGCGACAATTCAAAAGATGGTAGAAGCTTTGGGATTATAAGTAAAAAAGAGGTTCTGGGGCAGGCAATGATTAAATACTGGCCCTTAAACAGGTTTGGCTTGATAAAATGAGTAAGAAGTATCGTCCATATAATACGCAAACAGAAAAGAAACATATTGGGAAGAGAATTGGTCAAACTATCTTAGTTTTTTTTGTTTTTAAATTAATTATCTTCCAATTTTTCCCAATTTATCAATTTAATTCTACTACTATGACTCCTACATTTGAAGAAGGAGCACGTGTCATAACATTAAGCTCTAGGATTGTAAAAAAATATAATAGAGGTGATGTCGTTATCGTTAATCCTCAGAATACTCATCATTCTCTGTTTTTGACTGCACTGGATTATATAAGTCGATTTGTGACATTCGAGCAATTTTCTTTAATAAGCTATATGGATGAACCATGGGCTTCTGATAAACAATATAAACGTTTAATAGCTTTACCTGGGGATAAAGTAAAAATTATTGATAATATCGCTTATGTGAAAACAAGTGATAATGAATTGTATTTAAGTGAATTTGAACTATCAAAACATTCTTATGACATAAGAAGTAAAGTAAATGTTGATATTAATCCTAATTTACCCATAAAGGATGATATGGATGAGATTACTGTTCCAAAGGATGAGATATTTGTTCTAGATGATAATCGAATTGTTTGGGGGGATTCTAGATTTTGGGGGACTATCGACAAAAAGGCAATTATTGGAAAAGTTTTATTTCAATATTGGCCTTTTGATTCTATTGGTATTAGATAGATGTCAACTATATATACAGAAAACTCTCAGAAAGAAGTAAAAATGGGACTGTATGTGCATATACCATTTTGTAAACAAAAATGTTATTACTGCGATTTTTACTCTGAGATAGGCCAAACAAAGAAATCCGAACAGTTAATCGATAAAATTATTTCAGATCTGGATTGTAAAATAAATCTGCTTAATGTTGATATCATAGATTCAATTTTTATAGGGGGGGGAACCCCAAGTTTATTGACTCCCGATGATTTACACAGGCTTTTAGAAGGTATAAAGAAAACCATACCTAATATACCTACCGAAGTATCAATCGAAGCTAATCCAGAATCTTTGACAAAAGTGCATTTGGATATTTTAAAAGACTCAATAGTCAATAGATTGAGTCTTGGAATACAAACTTTCAATAATAAAGTCCTTGAAACATTAAATCGGCCAACAAGAGAAGAAGATATCATAAGAGTTTTAGAGGAAATTAATGATTATAGAGACAAAATAAATATAAATTTTGATTTTATAACCGGGTTACCTGATCAGTCTTATTATGATATTAAAAGGGATGTAAATCTTGTTAAAGAATATAATCCTGAACACATTAGTCTTTATTCTCTGATGATTGAAGAAGAGGCTCCCTTATACCGACTGGTTCAAAAGGGATTTATAAAGCTACCTGATGAGGATTTAGACAGAGAACTATTTAATAGTTTCAGGACCGAATTGAATAATTTAGGCTATGATAAATATGAAATTAGTAATTATTCAAAACCTGGTAAATATAGTAAACACAACACTAATTATTGGTATTTGAATCCATATATTGGGGTAGGTCCTGGCGCTGTCTCGTTTTATAATGATGAAAAAGGCAAGCCAATAAGGATAAAGAATAGCTATTTAAATGATTATTTGAATAACAATAAAAGTTCTATACAGGAAATGATACTTCTACAGGATTTTGTTTTTGAAAATATAATGATGTCGTTACGTTTAACAAAAGGTATAGAGGACTCTATATTTAAACGTAGATTTGGATATCCTTTAAAGTACATCTATCCAAAAACAGTCGAAAGGTTATTAAGTGCTAAGAAAATAGTATATAACAAAGGATATTATTCTATTCCAGAACATCAAATTGATTTTACTGATAATATAATAGCTGATTTTTTAAATGAAGAGCCTAGTAATATCACAAACTTGGATTGGACTTGGGAAGGTTGACATTACTTTTTTAACTGTGTTAATTTGCTATGATCCGAAAAATAAATAGACGAGGTGTTTTATGTCTGGCCATAGTAAGTGGGCTAATATCAAACATAGAAAAGGTGCTCAGGATGCAAAGCGTGGACGCATCTTTGCTAAGATTATAAAAGAAATTACAGTCGCTGCAAGATTAGGTGGTGGTGAGTTAGATTCAAATCCTAAATTACGTACTGCTGTTTTAAAGGCTCGTGGTCAAAATATGCCTACGGACAATATCGACCGTGCCATTAAAAAGGGAACGGGAGATCTTGATGGTGTAGACTATGTTGAGCTTCAGTATGAAGGTTATGCTATTGGTGGCGTAGCTATAATGGTCGATACACTCACTGACAATAAGAATAGAACAGCTGCAGATGTGAGAAGTATTTTTACTAAAGCAGGTGGTAGTTTAGGTACAACAGGAAGCGTCAGTTATTTGTTTAGCCGAAAAGGGTTGATAGCTTTTGATGCATCAAAATATTCAGAAGATGAAATATTTGAGGCTGCATTAGAGTCTGGAGCAGAAGACGTTAGTAATGAAGGTGAGGTTATAGAGGTTTCTACTAGCCCTGAAATGTTTGATACTATACTGGAAGAGTTATCAAAGAAAGGTTACGAAAATGAGATGGCTGAAATTTCTATGGTTCCTTCAACTACAGTAGCGTTAGATAAAGAAAAGACTCAAAAAGTTCTAAATCTTATTGAAAAGTTGGAAGATAATGATGATGTACAAAGTGTATCATCAAACTTAGAGGTTCCTGATGATTGGGAGGACAATGCTTAAGTTTTTAGGTGTTGATCCTGGTTTAGCTTCCACTGGTTGGGGACTAATTGAGATCCAATCAGGGAAAGCTCATCATGTAGAGCATGGTGTAATCAAAACAAAAAGTATGGACAAAACTGGTCATAGATTAAAGTATATATATGATGAGTTGAGTAAGGTTATTAAGCTTTATAGTCCTCAAATTGCTTCGATAGAGAGTTTGTATTTTGCAAAAAATGTAAAATCTGCTATGCCTGTATCTGAAGCAAAAGGTGTAATATTATTATGCTTTGAAAGTAATAATCTTATAACACATGAGTATACTCCTTTACAAATAAAACAAGCATTAGTTGGCAATGGACGTGCTGAAAAAGAGCAAGTTCAAATGATGGTAAAGTTAATCTTGGGCTTAAAGGAAGTAATAAAACCAGACCATGCTTCTGACGCTTTAGCAGCAGCTATTTGTGCTTTTCATAGTAATCCTATAGGAGTTTAAAACTTGATATACAGCTTAAATGGCATGATTTCCGAAAAAAAATTAGATTCTGTTATCATAGATGTAAATAACATAGAATACGAAGTTATTGCTTCTATGAACACTATAAATAAACTACCTTTGATGAAAGAAAATCAAAAGATCTATACCTATCTGTACCATAGAGAAGATGCTGTACTTTTATATGGTTTTCATGATTTAGCAGAAAAGGAGTTATTTTTAGAACTCATCAAAGTTAATGGGATTGGCCCAAAGGGTGCTATAAAGATATTGTCTGGTATTGGAGTCGAAGATTTTAAGAAAGCCCTGGAAACAGAAGATTTAAGTGTTCTATCTAAATTGCCCGGAGTGGGTAAAAAGACTGCCCAGCGTATTGTTTTAGCGTTACAAGGTAAATTAATTAGTAATACGGATAACAATTATCCAAGTGTTTCAGAAGAAATTATTCAATCTTTAGAATTGATGGGATATGATAAGAGCAGTATCATGCGAGCATTAAGTAAAATACAAATAACCGAAGATTTGACAGAGTCAGACCTGATGAGACAATTGATAATTGAATTAAGCACTAATTAAGGTTGTATAGTGGATGATATGGAAAGCTTCTACTCGATGGAAGCAAAAACGGATGATGTAAAAGACACAGCCTTAAGGCCTCTTACTTTAAGGGATTTTCAGGGACAAGATAAATTAAAAGATAATTTAGAAATATTTATTAAAGCAGCTAAGTCGAGAAAAGAAGCATTAGATCATGTATTTATTAGTGGACCTCCAGGATTAGGGAAAACGACCTTGGCTGGAATAATGGCAAACGAGTTGGGAGTAGAAGCCCGAGTAACTGCAGCTCCTGCACTAGATAAACCAAAAGATCTTGCTGGTCTGTTAACAACAATTCAGCCAGGAACTGTTTTTTTCATTGATGAAATACATAGACTAAAACCTGCTATAGAGGAGATGTTGTATGTGGCAATGGAAGATTATGAACTGGACTGGATTATAGGACAAGGCCCAAGTGCTAGAACTATTAGAATCCCTGTGCCTCCATTCACTCTTGTAGGTGCTACAACCAAGCCTGGAAAAGTATCCAGTCCTATGTATACGAGATTCGGAATAACTTTGAAGATGGATTATTATGACAAGAGGGAACTAATCGACATACTTAATCGTTCTTCAGATATTTTAAAAATCGATATTCATGAGGAAGCCGCTGATTTGTTGGCTAAATGTTCAAGAGGTACTCCTCGTGTTGCCAATAGGTTATTAAGAAGAATGCGTGATTTTGCTCAGGTGAATGGGGATGGTATTATAACCAAAGCTATTGTTGTCAATGGGCTAAATAGATTAGGAATTGATGATAAAGGTCTAGAGCGTCATGACCGTGATATTTTACGCGCGATCATCGAGAAATATAATGGTGGTCCTGTAGGTGCTGAAACTTTAGCAATATCAGTAAGTGAAGGTATCGATACATTGGAAGACTTTTATGAGCCATACTTGATCAGGCAAGGTTTCTTAAAACGTACCAGTAGAGGTCGAGTAGCAACTTTACGTGCCTATGAGCTATTGAAAATTGATGTGAAGGATAATGATGAAGGCCAAGGAATTTTATTTTGAATTACCAGATGAATTAATTGCACAAACTCCACCATCAGAGAGAGGGAGTAGTCGATTATTAGTATATAACAGAAAAACAAAACAAGTCTCTCATGAGCATATAAAAGACATGGTAAAATACTTACCCAAAAATAGTTTGATGATATTTAATAACTCAAAAGTGAGAAAAGCTAGGTTATATGCTACAACTGTCCACGGTGGAAAAGTTGAGGTATTACTAACTAAAAATATTGATGGCTATAAGTGGAAGGCAATTGTCAGTAAAGCAAAAAAGCAAAAAGTTGGTAAGAAACTCTTTTTTCCTGCAAATAAGAGTTGTGAAATTGTTGAAGTTTTAGAGGATGCCAATCGCATTGTTAAGTTCGACTTTGAATTAGATGATAACTATTTAGATGAATACGGTCATATTCCTTTACCTCCTTACATAAAGCGTGAGGATACGAAGGATGACGCTGTTCGATATCAAAATGTGTATTCTTCTGAAATAGGATCTGCTGCTGCACCAACAGCAGGGTTACACTTTACAGAAGAAATTCTCAATTGTATAAAATCTGAAGGTATCGAAATTGATTATGTTACTTTACACGTAGGATTAGGAACCTTTTCTCCTATGCGTTCTGAAAATGTGAAAG from Spirochaeta cellobiosiphila DSM 17781 includes these protein-coding regions:
- the ruvA gene encoding Holliday junction branch migration protein RuvA; protein product: MIYSLNGMISEKKLDSVIIDVNNIEYEVIASMNTINKLPLMKENQKIYTYLYHREDAVLLYGFHDLAEKELFLELIKVNGIGPKGAIKILSGIGVEDFKKALETEDLSVLSKLPGVGKKTAQRIVLALQGKLISNTDNNYPSVSEEIIQSLELMGYDKSSIMRALSKIQITEDLTESDLMRQLIIELSTN
- a CDS encoding YebC/PmpR family DNA-binding transcriptional regulator yields the protein MSGHSKWANIKHRKGAQDAKRGRIFAKIIKEITVAARLGGGELDSNPKLRTAVLKARGQNMPTDNIDRAIKKGTGDLDGVDYVELQYEGYAIGGVAIMVDTLTDNKNRTAADVRSIFTKAGGSLGTTGSVSYLFSRKGLIAFDASKYSEDEIFEAALESGAEDVSNEGEVIEVSTSPEMFDTILEELSKKGYENEMAEISMVPSTTVALDKEKTQKVLNLIEKLEDNDDVQSVSSNLEVPDDWEDNA
- the lepB gene encoding signal peptidase I, translated to MSKKYRPYNTQTEKKHIGKRIGQTILVFFVFKLIIFQFFPIYQFNSTTMTPTFEEGARVITLSSRIVKKYNRGDVVIVNPQNTHHSLFLTALDYISRFVTFEQFSLISYMDEPWASDKQYKRLIALPGDKVKIIDNIAYVKTSDNELYLSEFELSKHSYDIRSKVNVDINPNLPIKDDMDEITVPKDEIFVLDDNRIVWGDSRFWGTIDKKAIIGKVLFQYWPFDSIGIR
- a CDS encoding PEGA domain-containing protein, with protein sequence MKKKDPITIPENLSVKLPTILKIKPTTYIPVFYTFLLIIGLFAILLYPGIRKNGSIIYLDSYPRGAAVYNNDKRLGSTPVKAFVPKGNQNIVFSLPNVEDVKVTSKVKGRIFGSLFFPSRDTIRINFKSNNSMKILHDSFYSFAAWNYSGKPRTRYQFPYTLTNASKRLAISQTNNMIRDNKDYLLGTFGLINSEFTLRDWSGMISNLHTNGKTLSASHYLSLVKYLMNNTDPAYLKHLTDIHELEIDITGKNSIPKTISRTNSSISVGQLTFNKYIDNKNDAIYILDKHLEQIDFEKQNSEIIDVSKASYSDIIAYINWFNNKYLNNIDLQAYLPSLEILKQIKPSKNWELTSTGVSSDVYLTSENYNYPSYIIYNSTSSDVGYLPDTFQLDDIRFRLLLKEK
- the hemW gene encoding radical SAM family heme chaperone HemW, which gives rise to MSTIYTENSQKEVKMGLYVHIPFCKQKCYYCDFYSEIGQTKKSEQLIDKIISDLDCKINLLNVDIIDSIFIGGGTPSLLTPDDLHRLLEGIKKTIPNIPTEVSIEANPESLTKVHLDILKDSIVNRLSLGIQTFNNKVLETLNRPTREEDIIRVLEEINDYRDKININFDFITGLPDQSYYDIKRDVNLVKEYNPEHISLYSLMIEEEAPLYRLVQKGFIKLPDEDLDRELFNSFRTELNNLGYDKYEISNYSKPGKYSKHNTNYWYLNPYIGVGPGAVSFYNDEKGKPIRIKNSYLNDYLNNNKSSIQEMILLQDFVFENIMMSLRLTKGIEDSIFKRRFGYPLKYIYPKTVERLLSAKKIVYNKGYYSIPEHQIDFTDNIIADFLNEEPSNITNLDWTWEG
- the smpB gene encoding SsrA-binding protein SmpB; this encodes MSEKIQHKVLANNKKAYFQYFVEQKLECGVVLHGTEVKSMKANKFNFVDSYAEIENGELWLNNLSITPYAFGNTFNHTTVRSRKLLAHKQEIAKLRKKVDEKGYTLVPLQFYIHKGLIKVEIGLCKGKKLYDKRDSIKQKDMQREQDRVNKYS
- the ruvB gene encoding Holliday junction branch migration DNA helicase RuvB gives rise to the protein MVDDMESFYSMEAKTDDVKDTALRPLTLRDFQGQDKLKDNLEIFIKAAKSRKEALDHVFISGPPGLGKTTLAGIMANELGVEARVTAAPALDKPKDLAGLLTTIQPGTVFFIDEIHRLKPAIEEMLYVAMEDYELDWIIGQGPSARTIRIPVPPFTLVGATTKPGKVSSPMYTRFGITLKMDYYDKRELIDILNRSSDILKIDIHEEAADLLAKCSRGTPRVANRLLRRMRDFAQVNGDGIITKAIVVNGLNRLGIDDKGLERHDRDILRAIIEKYNGGPVGAETLAISVSEGIDTLEDFYEPYLIRQGFLKRTSRGRVATLRAYELLKIDVKDNDEGQGILF
- the queA gene encoding tRNA preQ1(34) S-adenosylmethionine ribosyltransferase-isomerase QueA; this translates as MKAKEFYFELPDELIAQTPPSERGSSRLLVYNRKTKQVSHEHIKDMVKYLPKNSLMIFNNSKVRKARLYATTVHGGKVEVLLTKNIDGYKWKAIVSKAKKQKVGKKLFFPANKSCEIVEVLEDANRIVKFDFELDDNYLDEYGHIPLPPYIKREDTKDDAVRYQNVYSSEIGSAAAPTAGLHFTEEILNCIKSEGIEIDYVTLHVGLGTFSPMRSENVKDHTMHTEEYLITPELFSKINEAKRQGRPIIAVGTTSVRALEATFSSPTPRSGWQETDIFIYPGYEFKVVNHLFTNFHTPESTLIVMVSAFAGMDVIKNIYQEAINEKYRFFSYGDAMFIL
- the lepB gene encoding signal peptidase I, producing the protein MEVADSLVKITEKYLTRRRVKQYIRKERSKRRHFIIDWLDAFLWAAGVVLLLNQYLIQAYQIPSPSMEKTLIVGDRIFVNKLVYGPELLPGIAKLPSPIKPKRGDIIIFENPQYISQGPIFDVLQRIIYMLTLSMVDIDKNPDGTPKHHFLIKRAAAADGDTIKNIDGYIYFKPEGESEWLDETTYRTRLDQKNKTQRLIKDENYNTIRLGSHAIALNNSGATLTSDESSAYSQIQTDRDYFDLYSIQFYANKSELALNRTSKIDFATYYKDINGQFVPHGWILPLGDNRDNSKDGRSFGIISKKEVLGQAMIKYWPLNRFGLIK
- the ruvC gene encoding crossover junction endodeoxyribonuclease RuvC; its protein translation is MLKFLGVDPGLASTGWGLIEIQSGKAHHVEHGVIKTKSMDKTGHRLKYIYDELSKVIKLYSPQIASIESLYFAKNVKSAMPVSEAKGVILLCFESNNLITHEYTPLQIKQALVGNGRAEKEQVQMMVKLILGLKEVIKPDHASDALAAAICAFHSNPIGV